A window of Cryptomeria japonica chromosome 3, Sugi_1.0, whole genome shotgun sequence contains these coding sequences:
- the LOC131063954 gene encoding pyruvate dehydrogenase E1 component subunit alpha-1, mitochondrial: MARNPVKLLRTAVSSNPLLRGSLSARPFSSTDNSTPIEVETTLPFTSHQIEPPSRIVSTTAAELLKFYRDMFLMRRMEIAADSLYKSKLIRGFCHLYDGQEAVCAGMEAAITRSDCIITGYRDHCLFLGRGGTLMEVFSELMGRKDGCSKGKGGSMHFYKKENGFYGGHGIVGAQVPLGCGLAFAQKYDKAEAVTFTMYGDGAANQGQLFEALNIAALWNLPSVLVCENNHYGMGTAEWRAAKSPAYYKRGDYAPGLKVDGMDVLAVKQAVSYAKEHALKNGPLILEMDTYRYHGHSMSDPGSTYRTRDEISGVRQERDPIERVRKLVLLHNIASAAELKDIEKEAKKEVDDAIALAKESPMPDSSELFSHVYVKGFGVEAYGADRKDFKGLLP, translated from the exons ATGGCTCGAAACCCCGTCAAGCTTCTGCGCACAGCAGTATCTTCAAATCCGTTGTTAAGAGGCTCCCTGTCGGCCAGGCCCTTCTCTTCAACGGACAATTCCACCCCTATCGAAGTGGAAACCACTCTTCCTTTCACATCGCACCAGATCGAACCTCCCTCGCGCATAGTGTCGACGACGGCTGCTGAGCTCTTAAAATTCTACCGCGACATGTTTTTAATGCGGCGAATGGAGATCGCGGCTGATTCTCTTTACAAATCAAAGCTTATCCGAGGGTTTTGCCACTTGTACGATGGGCAGGAAGCCGTGTGCGCAGGTATGGAGGCGGCTATTACACGAAGCGACTGCATCATTACGGGCTACAGAGATCACTGCCTTTTTTTGGGGCGCGGCGGGACGCTTATGGAGGTTTTTTCGGAATTGATGGGGAGAAAGGATGGGTGCTCCAAGGGTAAGGGCGGGTCCATGCACTTTTATAAGAAGGAGAATGGCTTCTACGGAGGGCACGGGATTGTGGGTGCGCAGGTTCCGCTGGGCTGCGGCCTGGCTTTTGCGCAGAAGTATGACAAGGCGGAAGCGGTTACCTTTACCATGTATGGAGATGGAGCCGCTAATCAGGGCCAGCTGTTCGAGGCGCTCAATATTGCCGCCTTGTGGAATTTGCCTTCTGTTCTTGTCTGCGAGAATAATCACT ACGGAATGGGGACTGCAGAATGGCGAGCTGCAAAATCACCTGCATACTACAAGCGAGGAGATTATGCCCCTGGTCTTAAG GTTGATGGTATGGATGTACTTGCCGTAAAGCAAGCTGTTAGTTATGCCAAGGAGCATGCATTAAAGAATGGACCACTT ATACTTGAAATGGATACCTATAGGTATCATGGACATTCAATGTCAGATCCAGGAAGTACTTACAGAACCCGAGATGAAATATCAGGTGTTAGACAG GAGCGTGACCCAATTGAAAGGGTACGGAAACTTGTACTACTCCATAACATAGCTTCAGCAGCTGAATTGAAG GATATTGAAAAAGAGGCTAAGAAAGAAGTAGATGATGCAATCGCCCTAGCAAAG GAAAGCCCAATGCCAGATTCTTCAGAGCTTTTCTCTCATGTCTACGTTAAGGGATTTGGAGTAGAG GCCTATGGTGCCGATAGGAAGGATTTTAAAGGTTTATTGCCTTGA